The Allocoprobacillus halotolerans nucleotide sequence TTTTTAAATCAAGAATAAGGAAGGAAAGGAATAGATGTCAAATGAAAAACTTTTTTAATCAATTAAGAAATGAATCTAAAAATTCAACGAGTTATATCAAAAGATTTATCGCATACGCTATTGATTGGTATTTAGGAGGTGCATTAGCATCTATTCCTCTTATCCTTCTTTATATGTCTTTACATGAAGATGCCTCATACATACCACAAGTGATTACTATTTTTGAGGGCTCTTATCAGTTGATTGCAGGGTGCTTATCTTTTTCAGTGAGTTTACTCTATTATATTGGTATTCCACTTTATACAAAAGGTCAAACTTTAGGTAAGAAATTCTTAGGCTTAAAAATCGTTGGTGATCACTATGATGATATAACTGTTAAACAACTTCTTATAAGACAAGGAATTATGATTTTATTGGTTGAAGGAAGTATTTACACTGCAAGTAATATGTTACATCAAATGATTAATGTTGTGACAGGATTTAACTTTGCTTCATTGTATGCTTATATTGGTATAGTTATTAGTTTAATTTCTGTGATTTGTGTGTTTGTTTTTCAATCTAAGAAATCTTTACATGATATTGTCGCAAAAACTTTAGTGGTTGATATCAAATCACCACAATATGCATATGAAGTGAAGAAGAATAAAAAAATACGTAAAAAACAATTGAAACTTTCTTAAAACTTATTTAAACTGAACTTAAGGGTTCAGTTTTTTCTTTATAAGGGGTGATTTGATGATTACAATTGAAAAATTGAATACACTCAATGATTTAGAAATGGCGATTTATCATTATGTTGAAGCTCATCGTGATGAGGTTGTGAGAATGAAATTAAAGGATGTAGCAGATGTGATTCATGTCTCACCATCCATGGTCACACGTACAGCCCAAAAGATTGGTTTTGATGGTTTTGTAGAGTGGAAAACAGCTATTAAAATGGAAAATAAAAATCATTTACATCATAAAGAAAATAAATTAAATTATATTTTAGATTATTTTCAAAAAGTAGATAATAAAGAATTTGATGAAACAATAAATCAGGCTGTGCAAATGATTGTCAAAAGTCAAGAAGTTTTATTTTTGGTATAGGCATTTCAGGAGCCATTGCTAAGTTTGCCAGTTACTTATTTAATCGTAAGGGAAAAAGAAGTGCAGTTTGTGATGATTTTAGTATGCGTACGAATATTTATGATAAAAATGATTGTGCCATTGTTTTAACGGTATCAGGAGAAACAGATAAGATTATAGAACGTATTATTGCGTTGAAAAATGATGGTATTCGTGTAATCGTGATTGCTAATAGTGCGTCTTCATCTGCAGCTAAAATGGCTGATTTAGCTATTTGTTATTATGTGCCAAGTGATCGTAATCAATATTTTTATAGTTCAGCGACACAAGTTCCTGTTATTTATATACTAGAAACATTAGCTGATTCATTGATAGAATATGGAATTGAATAAATAATAAAAAATGATTGAAACGATAATTCTTTTTTGTTAGAATAAGAAAGGGCACTCTGGCTTTCCGTCAGAGCGCTTTTTTATTTGAAATTAAAGGAGATGAAAACGATGGCAAAATTTATATTTGTAACAGGTGGAGTTGTTTCAGGACTTGGAAAAGGATTAACAGCTGCATCTTTAGGAAGATTGTTAAAACAACGTGGATTAAAAGTATTTATGCAAAAATTAGATCCTTATATTAATGTAGATCCAGGAACAATGTCACCATTCCAACATGGGGAAGTTTTTGTGACTGCTGATGGGGCAGAAACAGATTTAGACTTAGGACATTATGAACGTTTTATTGATGAAGAATTAAATCGCAGCTCATCAATTACAACAGGAAGAATATATAGCGATGTGATTTCTAAAGAACGTCGTGGTGATTATTTAGGCGCAACAGTACAAGTTGTACCTCATATCACTAATGAAATTAAAGCAAAAATTTATGCAGCTGCCAAAAGTAGTCAAGCTGATATTGTGATTACTGAAATCGGTGGAACGGTTGGAGATATTGAAAGTTTACCGTTTATTGAAGCCATTAGACAAGTACGTTTGGACTTGGGATATAAAAACACTCTTTATATACATACAACATTATTACCTTATATTGGTGCCAGTCATGAAGTGAAAACCAAACCAACACAACATAGTGTTAAAGAATTAAGAGGTTATGGGATTCAACCAGATATTATTGTTTGTCGTAGTGAGAAACATATTGATCAGGAATTAAAAGAAAAGATTTCTTTATTCTGTAATGTACCAACAGAAGCTGTTATTTCAAACTATGATGTTGATGTTTTGTATGAATTACCAATGATGTTATTGGATCAACATATGGATGATTTAGTATTAGATCATTTAAGATTAGAAGCACCAAAAGCGAATATGCAAGAATGGCAAGAATTAATTCAACGTGTCAAAGGCTTAAACAAAGAATTAACAATCAAAATGGTTGGTAAATATGTACAATTACCTGATGCTTATTTATCAGTGAATGAAGCTTTACGTCATGCTGGATATTATGAAAACAGTGTTGTGCATATTGAATGGGTAAATGCTGAAGAAATTCATGATGACAATGTGGCTGAAATGCTTGCAGGAGCAGATGGTATTTTAGTTCCTGGAGGTTTTGGACAACGTGGTATTGAAGGTATGATTAAAGCGATTCGTTATGCAAGAGAACAAAAGATTCCATTTTTAGGTATTTGTTTAGGTATGCAATTGGCTTCAATTGAATTTGCGAGAAATGTATGTCAGTTGCCAGATGTTAATTCAGTAGAATTTGATGATATGTGTGAAACACCTTTAATTCATTTAATGAGTGATCAGACACTAGATGATATGGGTGGTACACAAAGATTAGGAAATTATGATTGTCAATTGCTTCCAGGTACAAAAGTTCATGAATTATATAATCAAGATATGATTCAACAAAGACATAGACATCGTTATGAATTTAATAATAAATATCGAGAAATGTTAGAAGAACATGGTTTAACTGTATCAGGTATTAATCCAGAAAGAAATTTAGTGGAAATTGTTGAGTTAAAAGATCATCCTTATTTTGTGGCTTGTCAATTCCATCCTGAATTTGCTTCAAGACCTAATCGTAGTGAACCTATTTTTCAAGGTTTCGTTACAGCAGCATACAATTATAAATACAAAAAATAAGGCTGTAAGGAATAACTTTTAAAGTTATTTCCTACAGCTTTTCACTTACAATTGCGCATCAATATAAGAAATATTATCAGCTTCTTTATGGCGTTTCTCAAATGAATCATCAATATTTCCTAATAAAACCATGACAAGGGGTGTGTAACCATCAGGTAAATGCAACATTTGAAGAATAGATTCTTGGCTAAAAGCCATAATAGGTCCCATGGCAAATCTTGAACCTATTCCTAGTTCAGTAGCCGCTAATAACATATTTTGGGCTGCACATGAAACATTTGCCATATTAAATCCATTTTCATCATTGCCTCCAAGTGCTGATAAAACAACAACAGTAGGTGCATTTCTGGTAGCATTATACCCTGGCTGATTTGCCATCGCTTTAGCAAATTCATTTCCAGAATTTTTCATCATTTCTAAAGTGACAATATTGATTTTATTTATCATTTCTTTGTCATTGATGACTGTAAAATGAATTTTTCCAAAAATTGGTGCATAGAGTCCAGCTTCAACAATTGTTTGCATATCATTTGTAGAAATCGGTGTGGATAAAAAAGTTTCTGGACTTTTTCTTTTTTGAATTGTGTCTAATGTTTTCATATAAAAACCTCTCTTTCTTTACTTATTTGGTTTGACGTAGTAATATTAGCTTATCAATAAAATAAATACAAGTACTGAAATTTTTCTTAGTGTAAAGGAGGCTTATTATGAAAGATTGTCCAGTCAAATATGCATTAACAGTTTTATCAGGAAAATGGAAATTATATATCATTTATGTATTATCCCAAGAAAAGACTATTCGCTTTAATGAACTTCAAAGAAAAGTTGGAGATATTTCAGCTATTATGCTTTCAAAAAATTTACAAGAACTTGAAAAAGATGGTATTGTTATGAGAAAGCAATTTGAGGAAATTCCACCACATGTTGAATACTCATTATCCAAGTTAGGTCAAAACTTAACACCTGCTTTAGAGTCATTAGGAAAGTGGGGAACGGAAGTTTATCTTCATCAAACACAGCAATAAATATGTTTTTATTGATTTGATTATGGAATGTTGAAAGAAATATGATAAAATAGTCCTAGGGGGCTTAGATATGGCTATACATTTGATATATTTTAGTGGAACAGGAAGTACACAAAAAGTTGTTCGATTTATAGGTGAACAATGGGAAGAACCTTTATTAGAATATGATTTATCAAAACGAGATTTTTCATCGCATGAATTTCAACAGGATGAATTATGTATTGTCGGTGTTCCTTCTTTTGGTGGAAGAGTACCAACAATTGCAATTCAAAGACTACAATTATTAAAAGGACATCAAACGCCAGTTATTCTTGTGGTGACATATGGTAATAGACATTATGATGATACATTTCTTGAATTAAAAGATACACTTGAATCATTAGATTTTGTATGTGTTGGGGCAATGGCTGTGGTTTGTGAACATTCTATTGTGCACGAATATGCGAAAGGTAGACCCAATCAACAAGATTATCAACAGATTCAAGAACTTGTTAATCAACTCCAAAATAATCTCCATCCTATTGATGTTCCTGGCCATAAACCATATAAAGAATTTAAAGGTGGTTTGAAACCAACAGTGACTTCTCAGTGTACAAAATGTGGAATATGTGCTAAACTTTGTCCAGTGGGAGCTATTGATCTTTTGCATTTAGATTCAACAGATGAAAACTGTATTTCATGTATGCGTTGTGTATCTGTTTGTCCATCACAGGGTCGTATCTGTGATCCACAAATCGTAGAAGCAACACGTATCAAATTGCAAAAGATTTGTACAATTGATAAACCAAATGAATTGATAGGAGGGTCAACATGTTAAAGGCGATATTTATTGATCATATGGGAACATTGGTATATGAACAAAGTGAATGGTTAACAAAATTAATGGATGTATGTGTTGAAAATTCCAAAGAGAAAGATGCTCAAAAGATTGGGGAATTATGGTATCAAAAACATGATGAATTGATTGCTCAATATAATGGAGAAAATTATAAAAAAGAATATGATATAGCTTTAGAAGCATTTGAAAAGATTAAAGATGAAATAGGATTAGAAGGAGATAGTCGTCAATATTGTGACTTGCTTGTTCAACATTGGATTCATACACCTGCTTATGATGATTCTTATGATTTCTTTGAACAATGTCCTTTACCTATTTATATTATTACAAATAATGATTTGACTTATGTTGAAGAAAGTATGAAAAACTTAGAACTTGAACCAAAAGCTATTATATCAAGTGAAACCACACATTATTATAAACCAGCGAAAGAAATGTTTGAAAAAGCATTAGAAATCACAAAATTGAAAGCTGATGAAGCTGTTTATATTGGTGATAGTTATAATAAAGATATGCAATCAGCGAAAAGTGTTGGTATGAGAGCTTTCTTAATTGGACATAAGGATATAGATGATCCTGAAATTACATGTATTGATACATTATTAGATGTATTTGAATATTTATAGTCCTTCAAAAAGGACTATTTTTAATGAGCCTCATATTTTATAAATATCACTTTCATTCATTCAAAGGTTACCAAGACAAAGATTGAAAATAGTACTTATACACATTGAAAGATTGCTGAATACTTCAATAAGAACTGAGTTTTATAGATTAATCTAAACAAGATTGATCTTTTCTTTTAGCTGTTTGAATCCAAAAATTTAA carries:
- a CDS encoding nitroreductase family protein: MKTLDTIQKRKSPETFLSTPISTNDMQTIVEAGLYAPIFGKIHFTVINDKEMINKINIVTLEMMKNSGNEFAKAMANQPGYNATRNAPTVVVLSALGGNDENGFNMANVSCAAQNMLLAATELGIGSRFAMGPIMAFSQESILQMLHLPDGYTPLVMVLLGNIDDSFEKRHKEADNISYIDAQL
- a CDS encoding SIS domain-containing protein, coding for MAKFASYLFNRKGKRSAVCDDFSMRTNIYDKNDCAIVLTVSGETDKIIERIIALKNDGIRVIVIANSASSSAAKMADLAICYYVPSDRNQYFYSSATQVPVIYILETLADSLIEYGIE
- a CDS encoding MurR/RpiR family transcriptional regulator yields the protein MITIEKLNTLNDLEMAIYHYVEAHRDEVVRMKLKDVADVIHVSPSMVTRTAQKIGFDGFVEWKTAIKMENKNHLHHKENKLNYILDYFQKVDNKEFDETINQAVQMIVKSQEVLFLV
- a CDS encoding HAD family hydrolase yields the protein MLKAIFIDHMGTLVYEQSEWLTKLMDVCVENSKEKDAQKIGELWYQKHDELIAQYNGENYKKEYDIALEAFEKIKDEIGLEGDSRQYCDLLVQHWIHTPAYDDSYDFFEQCPLPIYIITNNDLTYVEESMKNLELEPKAIISSETTHYYKPAKEMFEKALEITKLKADEAVYIGDSYNKDMQSAKSVGMRAFLIGHKDIDDPEITCIDTLLDVFEYL
- a CDS encoding winged helix-turn-helix transcriptional regulator; this encodes MKDCPVKYALTVLSGKWKLYIIYVLSQEKTIRFNELQRKVGDISAIMLSKNLQELEKDGIVMRKQFEEIPPHVEYSLSKLGQNLTPALESLGKWGTEVYLHQTQQ
- a CDS encoding 4Fe-4S binding protein gives rise to the protein MAIHLIYFSGTGSTQKVVRFIGEQWEEPLLEYDLSKRDFSSHEFQQDELCIVGVPSFGGRVPTIAIQRLQLLKGHQTPVILVVTYGNRHYDDTFLELKDTLESLDFVCVGAMAVVCEHSIVHEYAKGRPNQQDYQQIQELVNQLQNNLHPIDVPGHKPYKEFKGGLKPTVTSQCTKCGICAKLCPVGAIDLLHLDSTDENCISCMRCVSVCPSQGRICDPQIVEATRIKLQKICTIDKPNELIGGSTC
- a CDS encoding RDD family protein; its protein translation is MKNFFNQLRNESKNSTSYIKRFIAYAIDWYLGGALASIPLILLYMSLHEDASYIPQVITIFEGSYQLIAGCLSFSVSLLYYIGIPLYTKGQTLGKKFLGLKIVGDHYDDITVKQLLIRQGIMILLVEGSIYTASNMLHQMINVVTGFNFASLYAYIGIVISLISVICVFVFQSKKSLHDIVAKTLVVDIKSPQYAYEVKKNKKIRKKQLKLS
- a CDS encoding CTP synthase; translated protein: MAKFIFVTGGVVSGLGKGLTAASLGRLLKQRGLKVFMQKLDPYINVDPGTMSPFQHGEVFVTADGAETDLDLGHYERFIDEELNRSSSITTGRIYSDVISKERRGDYLGATVQVVPHITNEIKAKIYAAAKSSQADIVITEIGGTVGDIESLPFIEAIRQVRLDLGYKNTLYIHTTLLPYIGASHEVKTKPTQHSVKELRGYGIQPDIIVCRSEKHIDQELKEKISLFCNVPTEAVISNYDVDVLYELPMMLLDQHMDDLVLDHLRLEAPKANMQEWQELIQRVKGLNKELTIKMVGKYVQLPDAYLSVNEALRHAGYYENSVVHIEWVNAEEIHDDNVAEMLAGADGILVPGGFGQRGIEGMIKAIRYAREQKIPFLGICLGMQLASIEFARNVCQLPDVNSVEFDDMCETPLIHLMSDQTLDDMGGTQRLGNYDCQLLPGTKVHELYNQDMIQQRHRHRYEFNNKYREMLEEHGLTVSGINPERNLVEIVELKDHPYFVACQFHPEFASRPNRSEPIFQGFVTAAYNYKYKK